AAAGCCGCTACGGGTGCCATGATGCATTTTGCAGTAGCAAGTACCAGTGCATTGGCTACTACTGATTATTCACAACAACAAAACATTCGTTTTTTCCCAAATCCAACGCAAGATTTCTTGCAGTTCAGCATAGGTAATCTTCAGGCAACTAAAGTACACTTTTCATTAATCGACGTTAACGGTAAGACGGTCTTAGAACAAGATTTCACTTCACCAAGTGCAATAGAAACTATAGCAATAAACAATGTTGCAAGAGGAATGTACCTTGCGGTACTCGAAACTGGAACAACTCGTTATACACAAAAGGTAGTGTTACGTTAAGCAAGTTCAATAACCTTTATAGCAATCCAGTCTCAGAGCATCACAATCCAGTCTCAGAGCATCACAATCCAGTCTCAGAGCATCACAATCCAAACTCCGGGCATCACAATCCAATCTCCGGACATCACAATCCAAACTCCGGACATCACAATCCAATCTCCGGGCATCACAATCCAATCTCAGAGCTTCACAATCCAATCTCAGAGCTTCACAATGGCAACTCAGAGCTTCACAATGGCAACTCAGAGCATCACAATGGCATCTCCGGACCTGCGCAAAGCAATCTCCGAGCTTCACAATGGCATCTCCGGGCATCACAATGGCATCTCCGGACCTGCGCAAAGCAAACTCCGGGCATCACAATGGCATCTCCGGACCTACGCAAAGCAAACTCCGGGCATCACAATGGCATCTCCGGTCATGCGCAAAGCAAACGCTGCCCATCAGCAGAATAGTCTAAAAGAGGCACTTCCTCGACGAACTACACCAATTCCTGCGATATTAGGAACCTAAAAAAACCTCCCAAATGTCAAAAATCAATAAACAAATTGAAAACTATTTTCATACTTCGATAAAATTAGGATGATTTCCCCCTTTTTTATTGTAAAGGTTTATTCAGATTGATGTTATATTCTTTGTGTTTAAGTCTATTTTTTGGGTTTGAAAGTGTTTTTTTTGATTAAAAACTATCAAAAGGGCTTACAATTTTTCGCTTGGTGATATCGGTTAGCTGTGTATATATCATTGTGGTTTTAATGTTATTGTGTCCGAGGAGTTCTTGGACAAAGCGTATGTCGGTTCCGTTTTCTAGAAGATGTGTAGCAAAGCTATGACGGAGTGTATGGACGGTTGCTTTTTTTATAATTTTTGCCGCTTTGAGTTGATTTTTTAAAATTTGTTGTACACTGCGCACAGCGTATTGAGAATTATTAGCGCCTTCAAATAGGTAATTGGTGGGTTTGTATTGGAGGAAATAATTTCGAAGTAAATCGAGTAGTTTTTGAGAGAGCATTACTGTTCTATCTTTTTTGTTTTTGCTATTGCGAATGGTTATCACCATTTTGGTGGAGTTAATGTCTTGTATTTTTAGGTTAGTTAGTTCAGATACTCTTAGCCCTGCGCTATAGATTGTAGCAAGTATTGCTTTGTGTTTGAGGTTTTGGGTGTTTTCTACTAGTTGTTTTACTTCTTGTTGTGTTAAAAGAATGGGTAATTTGTGCTCGGCTCTGTCGGGATAAAGATAATCGAGTTTGTAATTTTTTTGGAGGACACCGTTGTAATAAAATTTAATAGCAGCTACAAGTTGTTTTTGGTAGGAAATAGAAATGTTGTTGATAGTTACTTGCTGGTTGATGTAGTTTTCGATTTGAGAAATTTTTAGCTTATCGATATCCTGACCTTCAAAACTTTTTAAAAATTGACGCAATGCATTTATATAGGACTTGATGGACGAGGCGCTGTATCTTTTTATTTCAAGTAACTGAATTACAAGTTGAATTTTTTTTTCCATACTGTCAGTGTATTAAATTATTAGAAGTTATGCGCAATAGAACAAATTTATTCGCTTTTTGTGAAAAATTGGTAGGTTGTACGAAATTTTGTTTTGTTTTTTGGATAATTGCGTATATTTGGGTGTTGAGACGCAATCCGTTTTTGAAAAGTAGCTACGCTTGCCAAAGGCAAACTCTCGCTCCTTTTCCGTATTGCGTCTCAACGCGATGGTCGCTTAACCAAATTTTAACGTCTGCGGACTACGTCTAACTGGACGTTTGACAAAATTTGGCTCCTCTAAAAAAGATTACCGATATTTAAAATAAATTTTAAATCTCTCACTTTTTTTTCGGAACTTCGTCAAGCGACCATCGCGTTAGCACACATTTTCATGACGAATCTGCAAAAAATAACAATTCTTCTAATATTTCTTAGCTTCACTTCTTGCAAAAAGAATGAAGACGAATATATATTTGAAGAAAACAGATTTGAGAATATTGAAAGTTTGAAAATTGAAAAAGCAATTGAAACTGAAAGTGAAATTGGTTCAAAAGAAAGAACTTATAATAATACTTTTGGAATCGGAACAAGTTATTATCCAAATAAAAATAATTTCATTCTTTCATACCCAAAAGTTTACGAAAGAAAACAAGATTGTTTTTACCTCGAAACTGATTATTTTTTCACACCAAACGACAGTTTAATAAAAGTCATATTTTATGAATGGAAACCGAAAACTGATACTTTGAGAAGTTTGAAAATATCAGAAGAAAAAGCTTTCGAAATGAAACTCAAAAATTTAAAGACTTTGATAAGCGAGAAAATTGGGAAACCAGAAGTCGTGGAAATTGCAAAACGAAAAGACACAAGTTATAACTACACGGACAGATATAAATGGCGCAAAAATGATTTATCAGCTGACTTAAATTATGATGTTAGCGGAGGATTTAAAAGAATTAGATTAATTGTTTATAAAAAGTAAAAAAACGTGTGCTAACAGCGGTTTCGCGCTATTGCTAGTTTTTCTTGAATTGAACTTCTTTCTTCACGAAAATATTTTATCTTAGCAGAAAGTACACAGTTCGCTGGCTTCGCAACAGTCGCAAAGCCGCGGCACGTTATGCGTCAGGCTCAAAAATCTGCTAAAAAATACAAATGAAGTTATTTACAAAACTATTTCTCCTTACAATAATTGATTTTATTATTATATGGTTTTGGGTAAAAGAAATTGACCCTGAACCAAGTGTTTCAATCGCTTTAGTAATTGTAGTTCCAGCAGTAATGTTAATTAACCTTGCAATTGCTGTAATTTTATATTTTACCAAAAGAGAATACTCAAAAGTTTTCGTTATAAATTCATTTATTTCGGCAATCTTAATGTATTTCTTATTTCAGAACGGAATAGAAAGGCATCAAAATCTAAGATATGAGAGTTGGACATTTAACCGAAAAGACACAATTTTTGCAATTATACATTCGAAACTTGACAACACTTTTAGTATGACAGTAAGTACAAATCAAGGCTCAACAACCGAGTTTCTAGAAGGAAAATTTAGGGAAAATGGAAACGAATATTATTTGACGTCTGACTCAACAGAATATAAAATCAGAAATGAATACTTATTTGGATTCAGAAACTCAACAGATAGTATAAAGTTGACTAAAATTGAGCGATAGTGAAACTCAAAGCCCGAACGCATAACAGCGGTTTGGTCGCATGGCTGGTTTTGTATTTCTTAGCCGGAAACTACTAAGTTCAAATTTTGATTATATTTACACTAATAATTTAAAAAGTCGCCACGACGACCAAGCCGCGGAACGTTAGCAGATATGGCACGGAAAATCGTGCAAAATTAGAAACAATAAAAACCAACATTATGAAAAAAATTACATTCTTATTATTGCTTACGTTCTCATCTTTTTTTTGTCAAGCTCAATTTCCAGCAAAACATCCTGAATTATTATTAAATAAGGAAGTTACGATTAAACCTTTATCTCCAACTCTTCAAGAATATGGTTATAAAAGTTTACATAAAACTGATGAAATGAAAATAACAGAAAAAGCAGTTAAGCATTCAGCAGTCGTTGGAAAGACTTTTAAAGTAATGGAAGTTTCTCCTTATGAAAAATACGGTGCTACAAAATTTAAAATCAAACTTGAAAGCGCAGAGAACGGAACTTATTATTACGATTACGAGCCAAAATATGATTTTGATTATATTTTAGAAGTAATTGGAGGTTTAGAACTTCCTGCGGACATATATTGTGCGGACATCACTACCGAAACTGATAAATTTACAAGTGAAATAAAAAGTACTTCTCCATATTCTGAAGGTGTATCATTTATTAAAGTAAATAAAGATGGGAAATCTAAAATATACCTTGCAATAAACGAAACAGGAAGCACAGTCGCTGTTGGTAAAACTGGACTAACGTTACTATTAGAAAATGGAAAGAGAATTGAAAAACCGTCAGCGCCAATAACTGCGAAAGTAAATTCAGGATATACTGGAGCAACTGGTTATGTTTTTTCTGCCTTTGTGGAATTGAATGCCGAAGACATAAAACTACTTACAGAAAATGCTATAACAGATAATCGCTTATACATTTATGATGGAACAATTAAGAATGGGAAAAAACTCCAAGCATATTTGAACTGTTTAAACAAATAGCCACATCTGCTAACACACGCTACAAGCAATTTGGGCATTTGGCTTAATTTAAAGTTGGTCTTGTATCAGATAAAT
The window above is part of the Flavobacterium sp. PMTSA4 genome. Proteins encoded here:
- a CDS encoding tyrosine-type recombinase/integrase, which encodes MEKKIQLVIQLLEIKRYSASSIKSYINALRQFLKSFEGQDIDKLKISQIENYINQQVTINNISISYQKQLVAAIKFYYNGVLQKNYKLDYLYPDRAEHKLPILLTQQEVKQLVENTQNLKHKAILATIYSAGLRVSELTNLKIQDINSTKMVITIRNSKNKKDRTVMLSQKLLDLLRNYFLQYKPTNYLFEGANNSQYAVRSVQQILKNQLKAAKIIKKATVHTLRHSFATHLLENGTDIRFVQELLGHNNIKTTMIYTQLTDITKRKIVSPFDSF